From one Campylobacter suis genomic stretch:
- a CDS encoding Sua5 YciO YrdC YwlC family protein, producing the protein MIYLAQTDTTAGFLSKDLRKINAIKARLVDKPCLIATAKFSELNKLVRVPNRYKNFVRKAKKTTFLYPNKRAIRVVKNCEHEKFLLQFDWLYSTSANLHGLKFDENWAKSVVDIIVDKQLFEGKSSKMYKISHRKLLKIR; encoded by the coding sequence ATGATATATCTAGCGCAAACTGATACAACGGCTGGGTTTTTAAGCAAAGATTTAAGAAAGATAAACGCTATAAAAGCTCGTCTGGTAGATAAACCATGCCTTATAGCGACTGCAAAATTTAGTGAGTTAAACAAACTAGTTCGTGTGCCAAATCGTTATAAAAATTTTGTGCGAAAAGCCAAAAAAACTACCTTTTTATATCCAAATAAAAGGGCTATTCGTGTTGTAAAAAATTGTGAGCATGAAAAATTTCTCTTACAATTTGACTGGCTTTACTCAACTTCTGCAAACCTTCATGGCTTAAAATTTGATGAAAATTGGGCAAAAAGTGTTGTTGATATTATAGTCGATAAGCAGCTTTTTGAAGGAAAATCATCAAAAATGTATAAAATTTCACACCGAAAACTACTTAAAATAAGATAA
- a CDS encoding DMT family transporter, which translates to MQTNTHTFGVLITLLGGICWGFSGVCGQYLFEQGVSAKWLVPYRLLLAGVMLLAFYATKNFKSFTAPLREKSLLPTLITYGIFGLMMTHYSYFYSIELSNATISTAIQYSAPALILAWICFSERRAPQNMEILALFFALGGVFLLATHGDFSSLAISPRALFWALLSAVGVCVYSLIPKKLNAKFPLALNLGWAMVIGGCVLAGLTRVWTLDGVQNLSQFLAFASVIMIGTICAFSFYMMGVESIGASKASLIACIEPVSSAFFAYFWLDTRFEMFDFIGFAMIMVCVFLLSRKRRGIR; encoded by the coding sequence ATGCAAACAAATACTCACACTTTTGGCGTCCTTATAACACTTTTGGGTGGAATTTGCTGGGGTTTTAGTGGTGTTTGTGGGCAGTATTTGTTTGAGCAAGGAGTTAGTGCAAAATGGCTTGTGCCATATCGGTTGCTTCTTGCTGGAGTTATGCTTCTTGCATTTTATGCTACTAAAAATTTTAAGAGCTTTACCGCGCCACTTCGTGAAAAATCACTACTGCCTACGCTTATAACCTACGGTATTTTCGGGCTTATGATGACGCATTATAGCTATTTTTATAGTATTGAACTTTCAAATGCCACTATCTCAACAGCCATTCAGTATAGTGCGCCTGCACTTATTTTAGCTTGGATTTGTTTTAGTGAGCGACGAGCACCACAAAATATGGAAATTTTAGCACTATTTTTTGCTTTGGGTGGTGTATTTTTGCTGGCAACACATGGCGATTTTAGCTCACTTGCTATAAGTCCCAGAGCACTTTTTTGGGCTCTTTTAAGCGCAGTAGGAGTTTGTGTATACTCGCTTATTCCAAAAAAACTAAATGCAAAATTTCCACTTGCGTTAAATCTTGGCTGGGCGATGGTGATAGGTGGATGCGTACTAGCAGGTTTAACCCGTGTTTGGACGCTTGATGGGGTGCAAAATTTATCCCAATTTCTTGCCTTTGCTAGTGTGATTATGATAGGTACGATATGTGCATTTAGCTTTTATATGATGGGCGTTGAGAGTATAGGTGCCAGTAAGGCTAGTTTGATAGCTTGCATTGAGCCTGTAAGCTCTGCATTTTTTGCCTATTTTTGGCTGGATACACGCTTTGAGATGTTTGATTTTATCGGTTTTGCAATGATTATGGTGTGTGTATTTTTGTTATCAAGAAAAAGAAGGGGCATTAGATGA
- a CDS encoding TerC family protein: MEFLAWMSSPEAWLSLVTLTALEIVLGIDNIIFIAILVAKLPEHQRDKGRILGLGFAMATRVLLLLSLFWIMKLTTPLFSVFGFEITGRDLVLILGGLFLIAKSTTEIHSSVGGEEHEHKDGKTYASFAMVITQIAILDIVFSLDSVITAVGMADHIEIMILAVIIAVGVMMVASKSISHFVDNNPTIKILALAFLILIGFSLVGEGLGLHVPKGYIYFAMAFSLIVEIINIYARKKAKH; the protein is encoded by the coding sequence ATGGAATTCCTAGCTTGGATGAGTTCGCCAGAGGCTTGGCTGTCGCTTGTTACTTTGACTGCACTTGAGATAGTGCTTGGCATTGACAACATAATCTTTATAGCTATTTTAGTAGCAAAACTACCTGAGCATCAACGCGATAAGGGTAGAATTTTAGGCCTTGGATTTGCAATGGCTACAAGGGTGTTGTTGCTACTTTCGCTATTTTGGATCATGAAGCTTACAACGCCTTTATTTAGCGTGTTTGGTTTTGAGATAACTGGGCGTGATCTGGTCTTGATACTTGGTGGATTGTTCTTGATAGCCAAATCAACAACCGAAATCCACTCTAGTGTTGGTGGTGAAGAGCATGAGCATAAAGATGGAAAAACATATGCTAGCTTTGCTATGGTGATCACTCAAATCGCCATTCTTGACATTGTATTTTCGCTTGATAGCGTTATTACCGCAGTTGGTATGGCAGATCATATAGAGATCATGATACTTGCCGTTATAATAGCAGTTGGTGTTATGATGGTAGCTTCAAAATCCATCTCACACTTTGTTGATAATAATCCAACCATTAAAATTTTAGCTCTTGCGTTTTTGATACTTATTGGCTTCTCGCTAGTTGGCGAAGGCTTAGGGCTTCATGTGCCAAAAGGCTATATCTACTTTGCTATGGCATTTTCGCTAATTGTTGAAATTATTAACATTTACGCTAGAAAAAAGGCAAAACATTAA
- the gdhA gene encoding NADP-specific glutamate dehydrogenase: MSQTQYVNTILENLKFANPGQDIFIQAVTEVLYSLEPLIAREPKYKKHAILERVTIPERAFHFRITHIDDEGNPRVHNGWRIQFNSAIGPYKGGIRFHPSVNVGVLKFLGFEQIFKNSLTSVAMGGAKGGADFDPKGKSDNEIMRFCQSFMSELFRHIAHTTDVPAGDIGVGAREIGYMFGQYKKLTNRFDGVITGKGLGWGGSLARTEATGYGLVYFTQNMLKKAGNSLEGKKCSISGSGNVAIYTIEKLYEFGALPITASDSSGYIYDEQGIDVKILKELKEVKRARISEYVKLKPSAKFVSINEYAPGRNGVWDVPCDGAFPCATQNEVHLADIKVLYANGCRFLAEGANMPSTLDTINFMLSQKDFCFAPAKAANAGGVATSGLEMMQNAAMSKWSFEEVDARLHGIMNHIFETSYETSKEFGDTGNLVLGSNIAGFRKVADAMIDQGYV, encoded by the coding sequence GTGAGCCAAACTCAATATGTAAACACAATACTTGAAAATTTAAAGTTTGCAAACCCAGGTCAAGATATATTTATACAGGCAGTAACGGAGGTTCTTTATAGCCTTGAGCCATTAATCGCAAGAGAGCCAAAGTATAAAAAACATGCTATTTTAGAGCGCGTGACTATACCTGAGCGAGCCTTTCACTTCCGCATAACACACATTGATGATGAGGGTAATCCACGAGTACATAATGGCTGGAGAATTCAGTTTAACTCAGCTATAGGGCCATATAAAGGCGGCATAAGATTTCACCCGAGCGTAAATGTTGGAGTTTTAAAATTTCTTGGATTTGAGCAAATTTTCAAAAACTCGCTTACTAGCGTTGCGATGGGTGGAGCAAAAGGTGGCGCTGACTTTGACCCAAAAGGTAAAAGTGATAATGAGATAATGCGCTTTTGCCAGTCTTTCATGAGCGAGCTTTTCCGTCATATCGCACATACCACAGATGTTCCAGCCGGCGATATAGGGGTTGGAGCAAGAGAGATTGGCTATATGTTTGGACAATACAAAAAGCTGACAAACCGCTTTGATGGTGTTATAACTGGCAAGGGGCTTGGCTGGGGCGGAAGCCTTGCAAGGACTGAAGCTACTGGATATGGTCTTGTTTATTTCACACAAAATATGCTAAAAAAGGCTGGAAATTCTTTGGAGGGCAAAAAGTGCTCCATCAGCGGTAGCGGCAATGTTGCTATCTATACTATTGAAAAACTATATGAATTTGGCGCTTTACCTATAACTGCATCTGATTCAAGTGGGTATATATACGATGAGCAGGGCATTGATGTTAAAATTTTAAAAGAGCTAAAAGAGGTTAAACGCGCTAGAATTAGCGAATATGTAAAACTAAAGCCAAGTGCAAAATTTGTAAGTATAAACGAATATGCACCAGGTAGAAATGGCGTCTGGGATGTCCCTTGTGATGGGGCGTTTCCTTGTGCTACGCAAAATGAGGTTCATCTTGCAGACATAAAAGTGCTTTATGCAAATGGATGTCGCTTTTTAGCAGAGGGTGCGAATATGCCAAGTACCCTTGATACCATAAATTTTATGCTATCGCAAAAAGACTTTTGTTTTGCTCCAGCAAAGGCAGCAAACGCTGGTGGCGTGGCAACTTCTGGTCTTGAGATGATGCAAAATGCAGCGATGTCTAAATGGAGTTTTGAAGAGGTTGATGCTCGACTTCATGGCATTATGAATCATATTTTTGAGACATCTTATGAAACAAGTAAAGAATTTGGCGATACTGGCAACTTGGTGCTTGGTTCAAATATCGCTGGCTTTAGAAAAGTGGCTGATGCGATGATAGATCAAGGTTATGTATAA
- a CDS encoding glycerate kinase, with amino-acid sequence MRILVAIDSFKGSLSSLEAGNAVKSGIKPLCDEVIVKPVADGGEGTVEALADALGGKYIDVITQNPLGVKILARYAMAGELAIMEMASASGLTLLEKNERNPLKTSTYGFGLMIKDAINKGARKFIIGIGGSATNDAGTGMLSALGFVFYDKSGNLLEGNGANLSKIAKISTLNTIKELKECEFLVACDVDNPLFGKNGAAYVYGPQKGADESMVKELDSGLVSFASVVDKEIVAQTWKLRGSGAAGGLGYGFVSFLNAKLKPGVQIITEEILLEDEIKRADLVITGEGRMDFQSSMGKTPTGVAKLAKKYDKPVIALAGSVSKCANECNKNGIDAFFSIQNEPISLDEAMKKSVASENLKRVSEQAVRLFLLRR; translated from the coding sequence ATGAGAATTTTAGTTGCAATAGACTCATTTAAGGGCTCACTAAGTTCGCTTGAGGCTGGTAATGCCGTTAAGAGTGGCATAAAGCCCCTTTGCGATGAGGTCATAGTAAAACCTGTGGCAGACGGTGGCGAGGGTACTGTAGAGGCCCTTGCTGACGCTCTTGGCGGTAAATATATCGATGTCATAACGCAAAATCCACTAGGCGTGAAAATTCTAGCTCGCTATGCGATGGCTGGCGAGCTAGCTATTATGGAGATGGCATCTGCTTCTGGTCTAACTTTGCTTGAAAAAAATGAGCGTAACCCATTAAAAACAAGCACTTATGGATTTGGACTGATGATAAAAGATGCTATCAACAAAGGTGCTAGAAAATTTATCATCGGTATAGGCGGAAGTGCTACAAATGACGCTGGTACTGGCATGCTTAGTGCTTTAGGTTTTGTTTTTTACGATAAAAGTGGAAATTTGCTTGAAGGAAACGGTGCAAACCTTTCTAAGATCGCTAAAATTTCAACTCTAAACACCATTAAAGAGTTAAAAGAGTGCGAGTTTTTGGTTGCCTGTGATGTGGATAATCCACTTTTTGGAAAAAACGGCGCAGCCTATGTTTATGGACCGCAAAAAGGCGCTGATGAGTCCATGGTAAAAGAGCTTGACTCTGGGCTTGTTAGCTTTGCTAGTGTTGTAGATAAAGAGATAGTAGCTCAGACTTGGAAACTTCGCGGTTCTGGTGCTGCGGGTGGGCTAGGGTATGGTTTTGTAAGTTTTTTAAATGCAAAACTAAAGCCTGGTGTGCAGATTATAACTGAGGAAATTTTGCTTGAAGATGAGATTAAAAGAGCTGATTTAGTTATAACCGGCGAGGGTCGTATGGATTTTCAAAGCTCTATGGGCAAGACACCAACTGGCGTGGCAAAGCTTGCTAAAAAGTATGACAAGCCTGTTATCGCTCTTGCGGGGAGCGTTTCAAAATGTGCTAATGAGTGCAACAAAAATGGTATAGATGCCTTTTTTAGCATACAAAATGAGCCTATTAGTCTTGATGAGGCGATGAAAAAAAGCGTTGCAAGCGAGAATTTAAAACGAGTTAGCGAGCAAGCAGTAAGACTCTTTTTACTTAGAAGATAA
- a CDS encoding iron-sulfur cluster assembly scaffold protein, whose amino-acid sequence MAKNSLIGGSIWDEYSQTVQDRMNNPKYMGEITEDEAKERGAKLIVADFGAESCGDAVRLYWLVDEKTDTIIDAKFKSFGCGTAIASSDTMAMLCIGKTVDEAVKITNIDVEKAMRDTPETPAVPPQKMHCSVMAYDVIKAAAASYKGVDPDHFEDEIIVCECARVSLGTIKEVIRLNDLHTVEEITQFTKAGAFCKSCVKPGGHEDREYYLVDILAETRSEMEQERLKKQANAKALGDEIKFEELSVVGQLKAVESTLDAEIRPMLMMDGGDMEVIDIQKAGDENIDIYIRYLGACSGCASGAGGTLYAIENVLQEKLSKKIRVMPI is encoded by the coding sequence ATGGCAAAAAATAGTTTAATCGGAGGTTCTATCTGGGATGAGTATTCTCAAACCGTTCAAGATAGGATGAACAACCCAAAATATATGGGAGAGATAACAGAAGATGAGGCAAAGGAGCGTGGTGCAAAGCTAATAGTGGCTGACTTTGGGGCTGAAAGCTGTGGCGATGCTGTTAGGCTTTACTGGCTTGTTGATGAAAAAACAGATACGATAATCGACGCAAAATTTAAGAGCTTTGGCTGCGGTACAGCCATAGCAAGCTCTGATACGATGGCTATGCTTTGTATAGGAAAAACAGTTGATGAGGCGGTTAAGATAACAAATATAGATGTTGAAAAGGCCATGCGAGATACACCTGAAACACCTGCTGTACCACCACAAAAAATGCACTGTTCGGTTATGGCATACGATGTTATAAAAGCCGCAGCTGCAAGCTATAAAGGTGTGGATCCTGATCATTTTGAAGATGAGATAATAGTTTGCGAGTGTGCACGCGTAAGTCTTGGAACGATAAAAGAAGTTATAAGGCTAAATGATCTTCATACCGTTGAAGAGATAACGCAATTCACAAAAGCTGGTGCATTTTGTAAGTCTTGCGTGAAACCTGGTGGACACGAGGACAGGGAGTATTATTTGGTTGATATATTAGCTGAAACTAGATCTGAAATGGAGCAAGAGCGCCTTAAAAAGCAGGCAAACGCAAAAGCTCTTGGTGATGAGATAAAATTTGAAGAGCTAAGTGTTGTTGGACAGCTAAAAGCTGTTGAAAGTACGCTTGATGCTGAAATTCGCCCTATGCTTATGATGGATGGAGGTGATATGGAGGTTATTGATATACAAAAAGCTGGCGATGAAAATATAGACATATATATTCGTTATCTTGGTGCTTGCTCTGGCTGTGCAAGCGGAGCTGGTGGGACACTTTATGCGATAGAAAATGTCTTACAAGAAAAGCTTAGCAAAAAAATTCGCGTAATGCCTATTTAA
- a CDS encoding GNAT family N-acetyltransferase: MNELEFSIACPSDASKLLEIYAPYITDTAITFEYEVPSVPEFSQRIEKILTSYPFIVAKRDNKFIGYAYASAFKERAAYDWAVEVSVYVAQNEHGRGVGKALYAKLEDILKVMGVLNLNACISVSSQNDEFLDDTSVRFHEHLGYELVGEFKQCGFKFGRWYNMIWMQKMIGEHTSKPTKVRKFSELEDKL, translated from the coding sequence ATGAACGAACTAGAGTTTAGCATAGCCTGTCCTAGCGACGCCAGCAAGCTTTTAGAAATCTATGCGCCATACATAACTGACACAGCTATAACATTTGAGTATGAAGTACCAAGCGTGCCAGAATTCTCACAAAGGATCGAAAAAATTTTGACCAGCTATCCTTTTATAGTCGCTAAGCGCGATAACAAATTTATAGGATATGCTTATGCGAGTGCCTTTAAAGAGCGTGCAGCGTATGACTGGGCTGTGGAAGTATCTGTATATGTGGCACAAAATGAGCATGGTCGTGGCGTTGGAAAGGCACTTTATGCAAAGCTTGAAGACATTTTAAAAGTAATGGGTGTACTAAATTTAAATGCTTGTATCAGCGTATCAAGCCAAAACGATGAGTTCTTAGATGATACTAGTGTGCGCTTTCATGAACATTTAGGCTACGAACTTGTGGGCGAATTTAAACAGTGTGGGTTTAAATTTGGACGCTGGTATAATATGATATGGATGCAAAAAATGATAGGCGAACACACTAGTAAGCCTACAAAAGTACGCAAATTTAGTGAGCTTGAAGATAAACTTTAA
- a CDS encoding NifS family cysteine desulfurase — MRVYLDNNATTMVDPDVFEAMKPFYCEKYGNPNSLHKFGSETHPALRKALDQLYAGINAKDNDDIIVTSCATESNNWVIKGVYFDKIANGEKKRVITTAVEHPAIRATCEFLKDFGVELTVLDVNEQGLVTPEQLKEAMSDDVALVSIMFANNETGMIFPIKELASIAHEYGALFHTDAVQAVGKIPVNVRDLDVDFMSFSAHKFHGPKGVGGLYIKDSQKLSSLLHGGEHMGGRRSGTLDVAGIVGMGQALELATKFITFENCHVRRLRDKLEDALLELPDISVVGDRQNRVPNTILVSVKGVEGEAMLWDLNQAGVAASTGSACASEALESNPIMEAIGADSDLAHTALRLSLSRFNTEDEIDYAIEVIKKAVLRLRSISSTFAYTPKGHVSGL, encoded by the coding sequence TTGAGAGTATATTTAGATAATAACGCTACTACGATGGTTGATCCAGATGTTTTTGAAGCTATGAAGCCGTTTTACTGTGAAAAATACGGCAACCCAAACTCACTACATAAATTTGGCTCAGAAACTCATCCAGCACTTCGTAAGGCGCTTGACCAACTTTATGCTGGAATAAACGCAAAAGATAATGATGATATTATAGTAACTTCTTGTGCGACGGAAAGTAATAACTGGGTCATTAAAGGTGTTTATTTTGACAAAATAGCTAACGGAGAGAAAAAGCGTGTCATAACAACAGCTGTTGAACATCCAGCAATACGCGCGACTTGTGAATTTTTAAAAGATTTTGGAGTTGAGCTAACTGTGCTTGATGTAAATGAGCAAGGACTAGTTACTCCGGAGCAGCTAAAAGAGGCTATGAGTGATGATGTGGCATTGGTTTCTATAATGTTTGCAAACAACGAAACAGGCATGATATTTCCCATCAAAGAGCTTGCAAGCATAGCTCATGAATACGGAGCACTTTTTCATACTGACGCAGTTCAGGCGGTTGGCAAAATTCCTGTAAATGTAAGAGATCTTGATGTTGACTTTATGAGCTTTTCGGCACATAAATTTCACGGACCAAAAGGTGTTGGCGGGCTTTACATAAAAGATAGTCAAAAACTAAGTAGCTTACTTCATGGCGGCGAACACATGGGTGGAAGAAGAAGCGGTACGCTTGATGTTGCCGGCATTGTTGGTATGGGTCAAGCACTTGAGCTTGCGACAAAATTTATAACATTTGAAAACTGTCATGTTAGAAGGCTGCGGGATAAACTAGAGGATGCACTTTTAGAGCTTCCTGATATTAGCGTAGTGGGCGATAGGCAAAACAGAGTTCCAAATACGATATTAGTCTCAGTAAAAGGGGTTGAAGGTGAAGCAATGCTTTGGGATCTAAATCAAGCTGGCGTGGCTGCTTCAACCGGCTCGGCATGTGCTTCTGAAGCACTTGAGAGTAACCCTATAATGGAAGCTATAGGCGCCGATAGCGATCTTGCACACACTGCACTTCGGTTATCGCTATCTCGTTTTAACACAGAAGATGAGATAGACTATGCGATAGAGGTTATAAAAAAGGCGGTTCTTAGACTGCGGTCTATATCAAGTACCTTTGCCTACACGCCAAAAGGGCATGTGAGTGGTTTATAG
- a CDS encoding GntP family permease: protein MTGIGLIVVFVIAIALMIWMISKLNVHPFLALMLTSLALALVAGVNVSKIPAIIGDGFSGIFKSIGIVIIFGALIGMVLEKTGAALKLADMVVNVVGSKRPELAMLIMGWIVGIPVFCDSGFVVLDPIRRALRKKIGASPVGMAVALSAGLYASHVFIPPTPGPIAAAGAIGVDSNLLLVIIVGAVVSIPVLTAAYIYAKFIGSKIDLVENDTELSKSYEELIKEYGKLPSGFLSIAPILMPIIFMALGSIAKVAGVSGTAGALLAFLGNPIIALAIGVVFAIILLLDTNKISIFNTLTNDTLKVVGPILFITAAGGVLGKVITEAGFVAYIKENAQVISAAGIFFPFIISAILKTAQGSSTVAIVTTASIMGMFSAGDSLMSALGFTTEIAGVLVVMAIAAGAMCVSHANDSYYWVVTNFSGMNPQQGYKTQTTLTLIMGIVGMLSVFVCSLVLL from the coding sequence ATGACGGGTATCGGGCTTATTGTAGTATTTGTCATAGCTATTGCTTTGATGATTTGGATGATATCAAAGTTAAATGTCCATCCATTTTTGGCATTAATGCTTACATCACTAGCACTTGCGTTAGTGGCTGGAGTAAATGTTAGCAAAATTCCAGCTATCATAGGCGATGGCTTTAGTGGCATATTTAAAAGTATCGGCATCGTTATCATCTTTGGAGCGCTCATAGGAATGGTGCTTGAAAAGACTGGTGCGGCTTTAAAGCTGGCTGACATGGTTGTAAATGTTGTAGGCTCAAAGCGTCCAGAACTTGCAATGTTGATAATGGGTTGGATCGTAGGTATCCCAGTTTTTTGCGATAGTGGCTTTGTTGTGCTTGATCCTATCCGCCGTGCACTTCGTAAAAAGATCGGAGCAAGCCCAGTGGGTATGGCTGTTGCCCTAAGTGCTGGCTTGTATGCTTCGCATGTTTTTATCCCTCCAACTCCTGGTCCGATAGCTGCGGCTGGAGCGATTGGGGTTGATTCAAATTTATTGCTTGTGATTATTGTGGGTGCGGTGGTTTCTATCCCAGTGCTTACAGCTGCTTATATATATGCAAAATTTATCGGTTCAAAGATAGATCTTGTTGAAAATGATACCGAGCTTTCTAAGAGCTATGAGGAGCTTATTAAGGAATACGGAAAGCTTCCAAGTGGCTTTTTAAGCATTGCGCCTATACTAATGCCTATCATTTTTATGGCGCTTGGCTCTATAGCTAAAGTTGCTGGAGTTAGCGGTACCGCTGGCGCTCTTCTTGCCTTTTTGGGTAATCCTATAATCGCCCTTGCTATTGGCGTTGTATTTGCCATTATTTTGCTTCTTGATACGAATAAAATTTCAATTTTTAATACTTTAACAAACGATACGCTAAAAGTTGTAGGTCCTATACTTTTCATCACTGCAGCTGGTGGTGTGCTTGGTAAAGTTATCACTGAGGCGGGATTTGTTGCTTACATCAAGGAAAATGCACAAGTTATTAGCGCGGCTGGAATTTTCTTTCCATTTATCATCTCGGCTATCCTAAAAACCGCACAAGGTAGCTCAACTGTAGCCATCGTGACTACCGCATCTATCATGGGCATGTTTAGTGCTGGCGACTCACTGATGAGTGCGCTTGGTTTTACGACTGAGATAGCTGGTGTGCTTGTTGTTATGGCTATTGCAGCGGGTGCTATGTGCGTCTCTCATGCAAATGACAGCTATTACTGGGTTGTTACAAATTTCAGCGGCATGAACCCACAACAAGGCTATAAGACACAGACTACCTTAACGCTTATAATGGGTATAGTCGGTATGCTGAGCGTATTTGTTTGCTCCTTGGTTCTTTTATGA